A genomic stretch from Algoriphagus halophilus includes:
- a CDS encoding acyl-CoA dehydrogenase family protein produces MKDTTLFSHELALKAEKSGALPKEWLELIYQEKWFKLFVPKELGGLECSLPEALQVEERLASLDGSLGWTVTLCAGAGWFVGFMDEQMRNTVFPASDLCLAGSGFVGGKADFVNGGFEISGSWTYASGALHATHFTANCEIFENGKPNLDEEGNPLVKAFLLEKNEVEILDGWNYMGMIATGSHAFKAEKIKVPAYRAFEIKPDKTTLKDPIYKFPFLQFAEATLAVNISGISLHLIDLIEESFWKRHHYRKYDQKHLSYFQKILEKKKKKLDKYRSNFFKESDKSWEDLKLHGEISKKHLKSLSKSARKLSHKCREYNAALYPFSGLEAAKTHTELNRVWRDFNTVSQHALLIFPF; encoded by the coding sequence ATGAAGGATACAACGCTATTTAGTCACGAGCTCGCCCTTAAAGCTGAAAAATCAGGAGCCCTTCCAAAGGAATGGCTGGAGTTGATTTATCAGGAGAAATGGTTTAAACTATTTGTGCCAAAAGAGCTTGGAGGGTTGGAGTGTTCGTTGCCAGAGGCCCTACAGGTAGAAGAGCGCCTTGCTAGTTTGGATGGTAGCTTAGGCTGGACGGTCACCTTATGTGCAGGTGCGGGATGGTTTGTAGGTTTCATGGATGAACAAATGAGAAATACCGTTTTTCCAGCATCTGACTTATGCCTGGCAGGGAGTGGGTTTGTAGGAGGGAAAGCTGACTTTGTAAATGGAGGATTTGAGATTTCAGGAAGTTGGACCTATGCATCAGGAGCTTTGCATGCCACCCACTTCACAGCGAATTGCGAAATTTTTGAAAATGGAAAACCTAACTTGGATGAAGAAGGAAATCCATTGGTCAAAGCTTTTTTGCTGGAGAAAAATGAAGTGGAGATTCTAGACGGATGGAATTATATGGGAATGATAGCGACAGGTAGTCATGCATTCAAAGCAGAAAAAATCAAGGTGCCTGCCTATAGAGCATTTGAAATAAAGCCGGATAAAACCACTCTTAAAGATCCAATTTACAAATTCCCTTTTTTGCAATTTGCAGAGGCTACGCTGGCGGTAAATATTTCAGGGATTTCCCTGCATCTGATTGATTTAATAGAGGAATCCTTTTGGAAACGACATCATTATAGAAAATATGATCAAAAGCATTTGAGCTATTTTCAAAAGATACTGGAAAAGAAGAAAAAGAAGCTGGATAAGTATAGAAGTAATTTTTTTAAAGAGTCGGACAAATCCTGGGAGGACTTGAAACTTCACGGTGAGATTTCCAAGAAGCATTTGAAATCGCTCAGTAAATCCGCAAGAAAATTAAGCCATAAATGCAGGGAATATAATGCTGCACTTTACCCATTTTCAGGGTTGGAGGCAGCAAAAACCCATACTGAATTGAATAGAGTTTGGAGAGATTTTAATACAGTAAGTCAACATGCCTTACTGATCTTTCCATTTTAG
- the pnuC gene encoding nicotinamide riboside transporter PnuC — protein MENFMELDLLLQQIRNTSLLEWVAVGFGVTEVLLARKNNVLLYPAGIIGIVCSSFLLIHAKLYAETLLHGYYLVMSIYGWAMWKNRSSSGASQISRSSPKDQRITWSIALGGWVLLYFALRFFTDSDVPVIDAFVSSTAWAGMWLLAKRKLENWIWLNISNVVAIPLLIHKQLILVSFLTLFLFVVAIFGYLDWKKELEKKHEGYNAI, from the coding sequence ATGGAAAATTTTATGGAATTGGATCTGCTTTTGCAGCAGATTAGGAACACGAGTTTGCTCGAATGGGTTGCTGTGGGCTTTGGAGTGACAGAAGTGTTGTTGGCTCGGAAAAACAATGTGCTTTTATACCCGGCAGGAATCATCGGTATAGTATGTTCCTCCTTTTTATTGATTCATGCTAAACTGTATGCAGAAACGCTATTGCACGGGTATTATTTAGTGATGAGTATTTATGGTTGGGCCATGTGGAAAAACAGAAGTAGCTCTGGGGCCAGCCAAATTTCAAGAAGTAGTCCCAAAGATCAAAGAATCACCTGGTCCATAGCATTGGGGGGATGGGTTCTGTTGTATTTTGCGCTTCGCTTCTTCACCGATTCAGATGTCCCTGTGATAGATGCTTTCGTTTCTTCAACAGCTTGGGCAGGAATGTGGCTTTTGGCTAAACGAAAGCTTGAAAATTGGATTTGGCTGAACATTTCAAACGTAGTGGCCATTCCTTTGCTAATTCACAAACAATTGATTTTGGTTTCATTTTTAACCTTGTTTCTTTTCGTGGTAGCCATTTTCGGTTATTTAGATTGGAAAAAAGAACTAGAAAAAAAGCATGAAGGATACAACGCTATTTAG